The following coding sequences lie in one Miscanthus floridulus cultivar M001 chromosome 9, ASM1932011v1, whole genome shotgun sequence genomic window:
- the LOC136482001 gene encoding GRAS family protein RAM1-like: protein MCSSMGVLNCVDTSSGAKLKQQQAAPTSPTASVSESNIVVPSSADIDANDALASLQALRFDGDIDSEIQSSDIAMWESLFAEQMGASGGDFLMFSPRRDFTAAGSPRRDFMVSSPKRDYMVSSPKRDYMMSSPRRDFMVSSPKREYMVSSPRRDSSPRRSPFSSNLFSTGGGHQQGYAHGLDQGSGAAGQPLYGGLVANHGKGKSQSPLHKVYINNAHSNSGKQSTGPSSLSCSSSYGHGENLSLPTMEPSFLDDYKYKEGGYLGYQQMLGKQAAAGIMQNGGSSATVTTVAPPSSSQLPTLSECLAMPEPAYVGAEETVAAAAAAGLQMGLGLPSDLYYAGQFGGGDGLTTLQHQMAKSDQWAAAADSSLHSMLGSVIQAEAEQEQDSGLQLVHLLLACADFVSNGDQPSALRHLHLLRRVASPLGDSMQRVASYFADALAARLTLSSNPPSSSSSGGGHATPRGGAGAGVAPYTFPPSPDTLKIYQILYQACPYIKFAHFTANQAIFEAFHGEDRVHVVDLDILQGYQWPAFLQALAARPGGPPTLRLTGVGHPSAAVRETGRHLASLAASLRVPFVFHAAVADRLERLRPGALQRRVGEALAVNAVNRLHRVPGVHLGPLLSMIRDQAPKIMTLVEQEAGHNGPYFLGRFLEALHYYSAIFDSLDATFPADSAPRMKVEQCLLAPEIWNVVACEGAERVARHERLDRWRRLMEGRGFEPVPLSPAAVGQSQVLLGLYGAGDGYRLTEDKGCLLLGWQDRAIIAASAWQC, encoded by the exons ATGTGTTCAAGCATGGGGGTGCTCAACTGCGTCGACACAAGCTCCGGCGCAAAACTAAAGCAGCAACAAGCAGCTCCGACATCGCCCACCGCCTCGGTGTCGGAGTCAAACATCGTTGTGCCATCGTCGGCCGATATCGATGCAAATGATGCCCTAGCCAGCCTACAAGCCCTCAGGTTCGACGGAGACATCGACAGTGAGATCCAGTCATCAGACATTGCCATGTGGGAGTCGCTCTTCGCCGAGCAAATGGGTGCCTCGGGGGGCGACTTCCTGATGTTCTCTCCTAGGAGAGACTTCACGGCGGCCGGAAGCCCTAGGAGGGACTTCATGGTCTCCTCTCCCAAGAGAGACTACATGGTGTCTTCCCCAAAGAGGGACTACATGATGTCTTCACCAAGGAGGGACTTCATGGTTTCATCCCCCAAGAGGGAGTACATGGTGTCCTCACCTCGGAGAGACTCTTCCCCAAGGCGATCACCCTTCTCGTCCAACCTCTTCAGCACCGGCGGCGGCCACCAGCAGGGCTACGCGCATGGACTAGATCAGGGAAGTGGCGCCGCCGGCCAGCCTCTGTACGGTGGCCTTGTTGCTAACCATGGCAAGGGGAAGTCGCAAAGCCCGCTGCACAAGGTGTACATCAACAACGCCCACAGCAACAGCGGCAAGCAGAGCACCGGCCCGTCGTCTCTCTCGTGCTCGTCGTCCTACGGCCATGGTGAGAACCTGTCCCTGCCGACCATGGAACCCTCCTTCCTCGACGACTACAAGTACAAGGAGGGAGGTTACCTAGGGTACCAGCAGATGCTGGGGAAGCAGGCGGCGGCCGGAATAATGCAGAACGGTGGGAGCTCCGCCACAGTCACCACGGTGGCTCCTCCTTCGTCCTCTCAGCTGCCGACGCTGTCGGAGTGCCTGGCCATGCCGGAGCCGGCCTACGTAGGCGCAGAGGAGACGGTCGCAGCGGCAGCCGCCGCTGGGCTCCAGATGGGCCTCGGCTTGCCGTCTGACTTGTACTACGCAGGACAGTTCGGAGGCGGCGATGGCTTGACGACGTTGCAGCACCAGATGGCCAAGTCTGATCAGTGGGCAGCTGCAGCAGATTCATCCCTGCACAGCATGCTGGGTTCAGTCATCCAGGCAGAGGCCGAACag GAACAGGACAGCGGTCTTCAGCTGGTGCACCTGCTCCTGGCGTGCGCCGACTTCGTCTCCAATGGGGACCAGCCATCGGCGTTGCGCCACCTGCACCTCCTCCGCCGCGTCGCCTCCCCGCTGGGCGACTCCATGCAGCGCGTAGCCTCCTACTTTGCCGACGCCCTCGCCGCTCGCCTCACCCTCTCCTCCaacccgccctcctcctcctcctcgggcgGTGGCCACGCCACGCCGCGcggtggcgccggcgccggcgtcgcGCCCTACACGTTCCCTCCGTCGCCGGACACGCTCAAGATCTACCAGATCCTGTACCAGGCCTGCCCCTACATTAAGTTCGCGCACTTCACCGCCAACCAGGCCATCTTCGAGGCGTTCCACGGCGAGGACCGCGTCCACGTCGTCGACCTCGACATCCTGCAGGGCTACCAGTGGCCGGCGTTCCTGCAGGCGTTGGCCGCCCGCCCCGGAGGCCCGCCGACCCTGCGGCTCACCGGCGTCGGGCACCCCTCGGCTGCCGTCAGGGAGACCGGGCGccacctcgcctccctcgccgcgTCACTGCGCGTGCCGTTCGTGTTCCACGCCGCCGTCGCCGACAGGCTCGAGCGCCTCCGCCCCGGCGCGCTCCAGCGCCGGGTCGGCGAGGCGCTCGCTGTCAATGCTGTCAACAGGCTGCACCGCGTTCCCGGCGTGCACCTCGGCCCGCTGCTGTCCATGATCCGCGACCAGGCGCCCAAGATCATGACGCTCGTCGAGCAGGAGGCCGGCCACAACGGCCCCTACTTCTTGGGCAG GTTTTTGGAGGCGCTGCACTACTACTCGGCGATCTTCGACTCGCTGGACGCGACGTTCCCGGCGGACTCGGCGCCGCGGATGAAGGTGGAGCAGTGCCTGCTGGCGCCGGAGATCTGGAACGTGGTGGCGTGCGAGGGCGCCGAGCGGGTGGCGCGGCACGAGCGGCTGGACCGGTGGAGGCGCCTCATGGAAGGCCGCGGCTTCGAGCCTGTGCCGCTCAGCCCCGCCGCAGTTGGCCAGAGCCAGGTCCTGCTCGGCCTCTACGGCGCCGGCGACGGGTACCGGCTCACCGAGGACAAGGGCTGCCTCCTCCTCGGGTGGCAGGATCGCGCCATCATCGCCGCCTCCGCGTGGCAGTGCTGA